A genomic stretch from Asterias rubens chromosome 19, eAstRub1.3, whole genome shotgun sequence includes:
- the LOC117302974 gene encoding cyclic AMP-dependent transcription factor ATF-6 beta-like produces the protein MALDFISSSDTRFLADNLLSSEDFGDDFTRSYDNHLNNGFADAEELVRDFACYQAESMDHNPTDHTMLDNTSLTDFLNPDVQNQWMEEDQDQNPCTIGGLIIKSEPLSPPPSSSSSDASGDTFPAVKNCPNPYLQVKLESPPLTPPRDSADVSNFILTNGTDNCSTTVVPTGISIGPKKTLKPKGMPIAPKPATGHVQKPSTNVRQPLVLTQADVAQLTAQGIIKCGPPPTKQAKMSPSQSVASVPIATKTTIAVTPDDPHQQGMPSDVDMRAWKRQQRMIKNRESACLSRKKKKEYLQGLEGKMDDIDSENTRLREENCLLRKRVEELQKENNRLRKLQSMLPSAKKTTSCLFALVLLLGFNLAPFSIFSSQKDDYSAKHHGRALLSYSEPSVSHDDQSPDGLLRQQAEKIAIDRAIFNTTNNEGVPESPMTRKELMVIRDMAEYMLSKGGPSCPKLNMTESHRLADVLMGWAQNHQDEQKKYNKEQQIKKQKMKAPRKKPTKRNPFKRAPPTLQVDPNERSLQVYDSLFQRTYDSLLDALNRRDDTFYVVSFRRDHMLLPATAHNNTQRPRMSLVMPSVGVNESSLNTPKDHISMMQIDCEVMNTKMVYIKEGHIPGAKNNTVANHTTVRDQQSGAERPTSSEGADHSYHPKNLTLPPS, from the exons ATGGCCCTGGATTTTATCTCATCATCTGATACGCGGTTTTTAGCAGATAACTTGCTCTCATCGGAAGACTTTG GTGATGACTTCACCCGTTCCTATGACAACCATCTCAACAATGGCTTTGCGGACGCCGAAGAACTGGTGCGAGATTTCGCCTGCTACCAG GCGGAGTCGATGGACCACAACCCGACTGACCACACCATGCTGGATAACACCAGCCTGACGGACTTTCTCAATCCTGACGTCCAGAACCAATGGATGGAGGAGGACCAAGACCAGAACCCATGCACTATAGGGG GTCTGATCATCAAATCGGAGCCACTGTCACCCCCACCCTCATCGTCATCATCAGACGCTTCAGGAGATACATTCCCAGCAGTCAAA AATTGTCCAAACCCCTACCTCCAAGTCAAACTAGAGTCTCCTCCATTGACGCCTCCACGGGACAGCGCAGACGTCTCAAATTTCATTCTGACCAACGGGACGGATAATTGCTCTACTACCGTGGTGCCGACAGGTATTTCCATTGGGCCCAAGAAGACTCTGAAGCCCAAGGGGATGCCAATCGCCCCCAAGCCCGCTACGGGACACGTCCAGAAACCTTCTACAAATG ttcgGCAACCTCTTGTACTAACTCAAGCCGACGTCGCCCAGCTAACCGCCCAGGGCATTATAAAGTGTGGACCACCGCCGACCAAACAAGCCAAAATGTCCCCCAGTCAGTCCGTAGCCAGTGTTCCCATAGCAACCAAGACAACAATAGCAGTGACGCCTGATGATCCACATCAGCAAGGGATGCCGTCCGACGTTGAC ATGCGAGCGTGGAAGAGGCAACAGCGCATGATCAAGAACAGAGAGTCGGCCTGTCTGTcacgaaagaagaaaaaagaa TATTTACAGGGACTTGAAGGAAAGATGGACGATATAGATAGCGAGAACACAAGACTTAGAGAAGAGAATTGTTTATTGAGGAAAAGAGTTGAAGAACTGCAAAAAGAG aacAATCGGTTGCGGAAGCTTCAGTCCATGTTACCGTCCGCTAAGAAGACCACCAGTTGCCTCTTTGCATTAGTGCTACTTTTGGGCTTCAATCTTGCCCCATTCAG TATTTTTAGCTCACAAAAGGACGACTACTCGGCGAAGCACCACGGCCGAGCCCTCCTTAGTTATTCAGAGCCCTCGGTGTCTCACGACGACCAATCACCGGATGGCTTGTTGCGACAACAGGCAGAGAAGATTGCGATAGATAGGGCGATATTTAACACCACGAACAACGAGGGCGTGCCAGAGTCGCCGATGACCCGGAAAGAGTTGATGGTCATTAGGGACATGGCGGAGTACATGCTGTCCAAGGGAGGACCGTCTTGTCCGAAGTTGAATATGACAGAGTCACATAG actTGCGGATGTTTTGATGGGCTGGGCGCAGAACCATCAAGATGAGCAGAAGAAGTACAACAAAGAGCAGCAAATCAAGAAACAGAAAATG AAAGCCCCAAGGAAGAAGCCGACAAAACGCAACCCCTTCAAGAGGGCACCGCCAACCCTCCAGGTCGACCCAAACGAGAGGAGTCTACAAGTTTACGACAGTTTGTTCCAGCGGACCTACGACAGTCTCCTGGATGCATTGAACAGGCGAGACGACACGTTCTACGTCGTGTCGTTTAGACGG GATCACATGTTGCTACCCGCTACAGCCCATAATAATACCCAGAGGCCGAGGATGTCATTAGTCATGCCCTCTGTAGGGGTCAATG agtcCTCGCTGAACACGCCAAAGGATCACATCTCCATGATGCAGATTGACTGCGAGGTTATGAACACCAAGATGGTGTACATCAAAGAAGGTCACATCCCCGGGGCGAAGAACAACACCGTGGCCAACCACACAACGGTGCGAGACCAACAAAGCGGCGCAGAGCGACCCACGTCGTCAGAAGGAGCCGATCACTCATACCATCCCAAAAATCTGACCCTACCACCGTCTTGA